In Leuconostoc kimchii IMSNU 11154, the DNA window AAAAAAGTCGAAACAAATAAATTAGTGGTTAAAACATGTGATGGTATTCAGGTGGTGACACAATCAGATGTATTGTTTGTTGAAAGTTTTGGTAACGAGTTATCAATGACCTGCAATAATAAACAAACATTAGTGACGCGGAAAACGTTGAAACAGTTTTTAGCTGGTGATACGGCGCGATTATTTGTTCAAATATCGAAATCGATGGCAATAAACATGAATGCTTTAATACGTATGGAAGTCGCATTTTCTGGTAATTATTATGCTTTTTTGACAGATGAGACACGAGTGACGGTGTCAAGGCGGTTTATTAAAGGTATTTTAAAGCGGTTAGAAGGGAGTACGGAAGATGAAATACTTTAAAGCAGGCATGATCTATTTATTTGTTGGTGTTGGTATTGGATCCTTTATTTCATTACTATCATTTACGCTATATCAAGGGACACCTTCGATCAAACAGTTTCTATTATTAATGACGATGAGCGCGGTAATGGGGCTATTATCTTTGATTTATGAGCTTGATAACATGACGTTTGTGACACAATTGATCAGTCATCTGATTTTAGAAATGCTGACCTATGGGTTCTTCATATGGCTAACTTTTGGGAGTGTTATGATTGCATTGACAAATATACCAACATTTATTATCAGTTATGTGATTGTTTTCATTGTTTTTAGAAAACAAGGACAAGCTAATGCAAGACGAATTAATCAGCAGTTGGCAGATAAAAGACAAGAGTAGTGTATTAGGTAGGATTTTTTAGTAGAATAGGCATAAGCAAAGATTTGAACAAATACACTGGCAATAAAGCCTGTTAAAATAGCCATGTTAGATGATTTATTTTTGAAACTGAGCCACATCAAATTAATTTTGGCCATGATAAAACGATCGGTATTAATCAGCTATAAAAGGAAACTAATCATGAAAAAGAAAACTATTGGACGTACCGATTTGGATAACACCCTAAATGAGATTACCTCTCATCCAGAACGTGGGTTGGGATTGCTTGGCGTTAAAGGAATTATTGGTCTACTGATACTAGTCGTATTGGGGTTTATTGTGTATATTTTGGTGCAATAAGATGTCTTCAGATATAGGTCTTAAAAACAATGACAAGTATGCAAGACCTCCCCGTAATCTGTTAAAATTAAGAGAGATAATTCAAGAAAGATATGAAACCATAACTTATGCCTAACTACCTTATTTTAACTGAAAAGCCATCAGCGGCAGCTAATTTTGTCAAAGCATTGGGTGGCAAAACAGGCACATTTAACAATTTCACCTACAAAATCACCAATCTTCGTGGGCATGTGATGACACTCAAAGATCCCGAAGAAATGGTTGCGGAAGATTTGAAAAAGCAATACAAATCTTGGTTAGTCAAGCATTTACCATGGGATTTAAATGATTTTTCTTGGGAACGAACGTATATTCGTCAGCGTAACATGCGTACTGGTAAAACTGAATCAACTAAAAAAATAATTGATGAGCTTAAAAAAGAAGCCAAGACAGGTTATGATGCCATTGTGATTGCGACTGACACGGATCCATCAGGTGAAGGCGAATTATTGGCCTGGGAGGCATTAGACGCAATTAAATGGCGTGGTCAAGTGCTACGAGCCAATTTCATGGATGAGTCTGCAACAGGCGTTAAAACAGCCATGATGAACTTGCGTGATGTTTCAGACAAGCAACAAGACGGTGAGTATATTAAAGGCGAGAGTCGTAACCGTTGGGATTTTGCCTCAATGCAGCTCACACGAATTGCGACGACTGCTGCCAAAAAACAGGGGTTTAAAGTTGTTGCGCGGGAAGGCCGTTTAAAATCAGTCATTGTTTGGCAGATCTATGCCCAGCTACTAGCAATAAAAAATTACGTGAAAAAACCTTACTTTGAAGTTAAATTTAAGGACCCAGCCGGGCATATTTT includes these proteins:
- a CDS encoding LytTR family DNA-binding domain-containing protein is translated as MEIKITVDESMAGVEVAITGNDIEQMTAIAKQIQNKKVETNKLVVKTCDGIQVVTQSDVLFVESFGNELSMTCNNKQTLVTRKTLKQFLAGDTARLFVQISKSMAINMNALIRMEVAFSGNYYAFLTDETRVTVSRRFIKGILKRLEGSTEDEIL
- a CDS encoding DUF3021 family protein: MKYFKAGMIYLFVGVGIGSFISLLSFTLYQGTPSIKQFLLLMTMSAVMGLLSLIYELDNMTFVTQLISHLILEMLTYGFFIWLTFGSVMIALTNIPTFIISYVIVFIVFRKQGQANARRINQQLADKRQE